In the genome of Ananas comosus cultivar F153 linkage group 11, ASM154086v1, whole genome shotgun sequence, one region contains:
- the LOC109716930 gene encoding uncharacterized protein LOC109716930: MRTASSPAASPIAMAKNKNAQSHKGPDQVPPRITSNVKQNLQFLKLWKEFQKKKTSTPKLAVSYRRKKAVKEDLPEDTDLYQDPTSNLYYTNQGLDAAVPVLLVDGYNVCGFWAKLKKHFMKGRLDIARQKLIDELITFSVLKEVKVVVVFDAMMSGLPTHKETFAGVDVVFSGETCADAWIEKEVVALRVDGCPKVWVVTSDVCQQQAAYGAGAYVWSCKALVSEIKASEKEFQNVLNKQQVNFGARETASA; this comes from the exons ATGAGAACCGCCTCCTCCCCCGCGGCTTCTCCCATCGCCATGGCGAAGAACAAGAACGCCCAATCCCacaag GGTCCAGATCAAGTTCCTCCAAGGATTACATCAAACGTTAAGCAGAACCTGCAATTCTTAAAGTTGTGGAAG GAATTTCAAAAGAAGAAGACAAGTACACCTAAGCTTGCCGTTAGTTACCGCAGAAAGAAGGCAGTGAAGGAAGACCTTCCAGAAGATACAGATCTTTATCAAGATCCTACTTCAAATCTTTACTA CACAAATCAGGGTTTGGACGCTGCTGTTCCGGTTTTGCTTGTCGATGGTTACAATGTATGCGGCTTCTGGGCAAAGCTAAAGAAGCATTTCATGAAAGGAAGGCTTGATATTGCTCGGCAGAAGCTCATCGATGAGCTGATAACATTTAGCGTACTCAAAG AGGTAAAAGTTGTAGTGGTGTTTGATGCTATGATGTCTGGACTTCCAACTCACAAGGAAACTTTTGCTGG TGTTGATGTAGTTTTCTCAGGTGAGACATGTGCTGATGCTTGGATTGAAAAGGAG GTTGTAGCTCTGAGAGTGGATGGTTGTCCAAAAGTTTGGGTTGTCACATCCGATGTATGTCAGCAACAAGCAGCATATGGAGCA GGTGCTTATGTGTGGAGCTGCAAAGCATTAGTATCAGAG ATAAAGGCTTCGgaaaaagagtttcaaaatGTGCTTAACAAACAACAG GTCAACTTCGGTGCAAGGGAAACTGCTTCAGCATAA
- the LOC109717099 gene encoding serine/threonine-protein kinase rio2-like — protein sequence MKLDVDALRYLSKDDFRVLTAVEMGMRNHEIVPAELVERIAGLRHGGTSKVLRNLLKHKLVHHDSSKYDGFRLTYLGYDFLAIKTLVNRGVFAAVGRQIGVGKESDIFEVATEDGTVLAMKLHRLGRVSFRAVKSKRDYLSIGRFSSSIILKKLMLCSFPILIPPDVTVLFFFSLFVFQQVKSSYCNDEDRVEENLDSCNVKVVRENEPTASGEQEDSNDLDNSDDDDDGSGDAELVKRLNKQRKRAVAAARGRRALASRNSYKDKGGKSSHNSKIQKQVSKW from the exons ATGAAGCTCGACGTAGACGCGCTGAGGTACCTCTCCAAGGACGATTTCAGGGTCCTCACAGCCGTGGAGATGGGTATGAGGAAC CACGAGATCGTTCCCGCGGAGCTCGTCGAGAGGATCGCCGGGCTAAG ACATGGGGGAACGTCTAAGGTGCTGAGGAATCTGCTGAAGCACAAACTGGTGCATCATGATTCATCAAAGT ATGATGGGTTTCGGCTCACCTATCTTGGGTACGATTTCCTCGCAATCAAGACCCTTGTCAATCGCGGTGTATTTGCTGCCGTAGGCCGTCAAATTGGTGTTGGAAAGGAGTCGG ATATATTTGAGGTTGCCACGGAAGATGGGACGGTTCTCGCGATGAAGCTGCATAGGCTGGGTAGGGTCTCTTTCAGGGCCGTCAAGTCTAAGCGAGACTATTTG TCGATCGGGAGGTTTTCTAGTTCAATCATACTGAAAAAACTGATGCTATGTTCCTTTCCTATTTTGATACCTCCTGATGTtacagtacttttttttttttccctctttgttTTTCAGCAAGTTAAAAGCTCATATTGCAATGATGAAGACAGAGTGGAGGAAAATCTAGATTCATGTAATGTGAAAGTTGTCAGGGAGAACGAACCTACGGCATCAGGAGAGCAG GAAGATAGCAATGATTTGGATAATTcagatgatgatgacgatggaAGTGGTGATGCCGAACTAGTTAAGCGCCTCAACAAGCAGAGAAAGCGAGCTGTTGCCGCCGCACGTGGGAGAAGGGCTTTGGCCTCGAGAAACTCTTACAAGGACAAAGGGGGTAAGTCGTCTCACAACTCGAAAATCCAAAAGCAGGTTTCCAAGTGGTGA